GCCCTCTCGATGCGAGGATCTAATGGATGAAGGGAATCTAAGCATTAGTCTTGCTGTCCGGGCAATCCTCTTCCGTCCGTGGAGAGGCGGGGGTGATCCCCGCAGACGGCTCGCGCCGCCCCCTCCGGCCGGGCAGGATGCTGCCCGTAGCCCCTTCGTCCGTCCTGGGAGGCCCGGATGACCGGAAGCACGGCCGCGTCCTTCACCGCCGACGACTACCGGGCCCGCCTGGAGCGCGCCGCGCGGGCGGCCGCCGAGGCCGGTCTCGCGGGCCTGCTGGTGGCCCCCGGGCCCGACCTGGTGTGGCTCACCGGCTACACGCCCCCGGCGGTCACCGAGCGGCTCACCCTGCTGGTCCTCGCCGCCGGGCAGGACCCCGTCCTCGTCGTCCCCGCCCTTGAGGCGCCGGACGCGCAGCAGGCGGCCGGGGCGCCCGCACTGACCCTGCGCGACTGGACCGACGGCAAGGACCCCTACGCCGCGACCGCCGCGCTCCTCGACCCCCGCGGCCGGTTCGGCATCAGCGACAACGCCTGGGCCCTGCACCTGCTGGCCCTCCAGCAGGCCCTGCCCGGCAGTTCGTACGCCTCGCTCACCGAGGCCCTGCCCATGCTGCGCGCCGTCAAGGACGCGGCCGAGCTGGAGCTCATGACGGCCGCGGGAGCCGCCGCCGACGCGGCCTTCGAGGAGATCCAGAACGTCCCCTTCGCCGGCCGCCGGGAGTCCGAGGTGGCCGCGGACCTCGACCGGCTGCTGCGCCGGCACGGCCACGAGCAGGTCGACTTCACCATCGTCGCCTCGGGCCCGAACGGCGCCAACCCGCACCACGAGGCCGGCGACCGCGTCATCGAGCGCGGCGACATGGTCGTCCTCGACTTCGGCGGCCTGAAGGACGGCTACGGCTCCGACACCTCCCGCACGGTCCACGTCGGCGAACCCACCGACGAGGAACGCCGCGTCCACGACATCGTGCGCGCCGCCCAGGAGGCCGGTTTCCGCGCCGTGCGGCCGGGCGCCGCCTGCCAGGACGTCGACCGGGCCGCCCGCGCTGTCATCGCGGACGCCGGGTACGGCGCGTACTTCATCCACCGCACCGGGCACGGCATCGGCGTCACCACCCACGAGCCGCCGTACATGATCGAGGGCGAGGAACGGCCCCTCGTGCCCGGCATGTGCTTCTCCGTGGAACCCGGCGTCTACCTGCCCGGCCGGTTCGGCGTACGCATCGAGGACATCGTGACCGTCACCGGGGACGGCGGGCGGCGCCTGAACACCACCACCCGCGA
This genomic stretch from Streptomyces sp. Go-475 harbors:
- a CDS encoding aminopeptidase P family protein, which codes for MTGSTAASFTADDYRARLERAARAAAEAGLAGLLVAPGPDLVWLTGYTPPAVTERLTLLVLAAGQDPVLVVPALEAPDAQQAAGAPALTLRDWTDGKDPYAATAALLDPRGRFGISDNAWALHLLALQQALPGSSYASLTEALPMLRAVKDAAELELMTAAGAAADAAFEEIQNVPFAGRRESEVAADLDRLLRRHGHEQVDFTIVASGPNGANPHHEAGDRVIERGDMVVLDFGGLKDGYGSDTSRTVHVGEPTDEERRVHDIVRAAQEAGFRAVRPGAACQDVDRAARAVIADAGYGAYFIHRTGHGIGVTTHEPPYMIEGEERPLVPGMCFSVEPGVYLPGRFGVRIEDIVTVTGDGGRRLNTTTRELVIVE